A single region of the Candidatus Protochlamydia amoebophila UWE25 genome encodes:
- a CDS encoding BTB/POZ domain-containing protein, with protein MNISNLGFNHNCLINTDTHSYYPSQEGNEHLEDESNIPVNPLAGLEEVTPSTTQLPNHLTSSQEFELEFQDGTSITIPHSQLALLREKSPYLKSLWSENFLKNLWSKESEEFFQGPLTQKNFTNLLNCLLDANFKVPVEEILSSIHLAYYFQMTEVVKNLEEQLINGYKSQELELLSCIEDNLDELISILNFAHQRQLNILKNYLECAAVSVLLNQISELTEFEEFLNLFSNEIEGGIESLDFSNNAYLTDAHLLALKDCKNLKVLRLHECRNFTDAGLAHLSRLVALQHLDLGGCYKITDSGLTYLSRLVALQHLNLNCCVCLTDDGLAYLSHLVALQHLDLGECYKITDSGLAHLSSLLALQHLNLGCCNNLTDSGLAHLSHLTSLKHLDLRDCAKLTDSGLAHLSLLVNLQYLNLNRCYNLTDRGLSHLSHLVALQYLDLGLCKKLTSSGLAHLSPLVALQYLDLDRCGEITDRGLAHLSRLVALQHLNLNCCACLTDDGLAYLSPLVALRHLNLRCCGNLTSAGLAHLTPLIALQYLNLSYCDSLNDNGLTHLTRLASLKHLDLSECPYFTDSGLAHFTALATSLTHFYCWSQVGSEHLEDESNIPVNPLAGLEEVAPSTTQLPNHLTSSQEFELIFQDETSLTIPHSQLILLMEKSPYFKSLWSGGFPESLQNPLALTQKNFTNLLNCLLDANFKVPLEEILSSIHLAYYFQMTEVVKNLEEQLINGYKSQELELLSCIEDNLDELIFVLNFARKRQLNILKNYLECAAVSVLLNQISELTEFEEFLNLFSNEIEGGIESLDFSNNAYLTDAHLLALKDCKNLKVLRLHECRNFTDAGLAHLSPLVALQHLDLGGCYKITDSGLAHLSRLVALQHLDLGGCYEITDSGLTYLSRLVALQHLNLNRCVCLTDDGLAYLSHLVALQYLDLDRCWKITDRGLAHLSSLLALQHLNLGCCNNLTDSGLAHLSHLTSLKHLDLRDCAKLTDSGLAHLSLLVNLQYLNLNRCNNLTDRGLAHLSHLVALQHLDLGECYKITDSGLAHLSLLVNLQYLNLNRCDNLTDRGLAHLSRLVTLQHLNLNCCVCLTDDGLAYLSPLVALRHLNLRSCDNLTSAGLAHLTPLIALQYLNLSYCDSLNDNGLTHLTRLASLKHLDLSECPYFTISGLAHFKALAASLNLKIIRQKDFQ; from the coding sequence TTGAATATTTCTAATCTAGGCTTTAATCATAATTGTCTTATCAATACAGATACTCATTCTTACTACCCCTCTCAAGAAGGTAACGAGCATCTTGAGGATGAAAGCAACATTCCAGTAAATCCCTTAGCTGGCCTAGAAGAGGTGACTCCATCAACAACTCAACTTCCTAATCACCTAACTTCATCCCAAGAATTTGAACTGGAATTTCAAGATGGAACTTCTATAACCATTCCTCACTCTCAACTAGCTTTGTTAAGGGAAAAATCCCCCTATCTTAAGAGTCTGTGGTCGGAAAACTTTCTTAAGAATCTGTGGTCGAAAGAATCTGAAGAATTTTTTCAAGGTCCTCTGACGCAAAAAAATTTTACAAATCTGCTCAATTGCCTGCTAGATGCTAATTTTAAAGTTCCTGTGGAAGAAATCCTTTCTTCTATTCACCTAGCCTATTATTTTCAAATGACCGAAGTTGTGAAAAATTTAGAAGAGCAGCTAATTAATGGGTACAAATCACAGGAATTGGAGCTGCTTAGCTGCATCGAAGACAATCTAGATGAATTAATATCAATTTTAAATTTTGCCCATCAACGTCAATTAAATATTTTGAAAAACTATTTAGAATGCGCCGCTGTGAGTGTATTATTAAATCAAATCTCTGAGCTAACGGAATTTGAAGAATTTTTAAATTTATTTTCAAATGAGATAGAAGGAGGGATAGAAAGCCTTGATTTTTCAAACAATGCTTATTTAACCGATGCTCACCTCTTAGCATTAAAAGACTGTAAAAATTTAAAAGTGCTTCGTCTTCACGAATGCCGTAATTTTACCGATGCAGGATTGGCGCATTTGAGCCGCTTGGTGGCTTTGCAGCATCTAGATCTGGGCGGATGCTATAAAATCACTGACTCAGGATTAACATATTTGAGTCGCTTGGTGGCTTTGCAGCATCTCAATCTAAACTGTTGCGTCTGTCTCACTGATGATGGGTTAGCATATTTGAGCCACTTAGTGGCTTTGCAGCATCTAGATCTAGGCGAATGCTATAAAATCACTGACTCAGGATTAGCACATTTAAGCTCTTTATTGGCTTTGCAGCATCTAAACCTGGGCTGTTGTAATAATCTCACTGATTCAGGATTGGCGCATTTGAGCCATTTAACATCTTTAAAACATTTAGATTTGCGTGATTGCGCAAAACTCACTGATTCAGGATTAGCACATTTGAGCCTCTTAGTCAATTTGCAGTATCTCAATCTAAACCGTTGCTATAATCTCACTGATAGAGGATTGTCACATTTGAGCCACTTAGTGGCTTTACAGTATTTAGATCTAGGATTGTGCAAAAAACTCACAAGCTCAGGATTAGCACATTTAAGCCCTTTAGTGGCTTTGCAGTATCTAGATCTGGACAGATGCGGGGAAATCACTGATAGAGGATTGGCGCATTTGAGTCGCTTGGTGGCTTTGCAGCATCTCAATCTAAACTGTTGCGCTTGTCTCACTGATGATGGGTTAGCATATTTAAGCCCCTTAGTGGCTTTACGGCATCTCAATCTACGCTGTTGCGGCAACCTCACTAGTGCAGGATTGGCGCATTTGACTCCCTTAATCGCTTTACAGTATTTAAATCTAAGTTACTGCGATAGTCTTAATGACAATGGATTAACGCATTTGACCCGATTAGCGTCTTTAAAACATTTAGATCTGAGCGAATGTCCATATTTTACTGATTCTGGATTAGCGCATTTTACAGCCTTAGCAACTTCGCTTACTCATTTTTACTGCTGGTCTCAAGTAGGTAGCGAGCATCTTGAGGATGAAAGCAACATTCCAGTAAATCCCTTAGCTGGCCTAGAAGAGGTGGCTCCATCAACAACTCAACTTCCTAATCACTTAACTTCATCCCAAGAATTTGAACTGATATTTCAGGATGAAACTTCTCTAACCATTCCTCACTCTCAACTAATTTTGTTAATGGAAAAATCTCCCTATTTTAAGAGTCTGTGGTCGGGCGGTTTTCCAGAATCTCTTCAAAATCCTCTCGCTTTGACGCAAAAAAATTTTACAAATCTGCTCAATTGCCTGCTAGATGCTAATTTTAAAGTTCCTCTGGAAGAAATCCTTTCTTCTATTCACCTAGCCTATTATTTTCAAATGACCGAAGTTGTGAAAAATTTAGAAGAGCAGCTAATTAATGGGTACAAATCACAGGAATTGGAGCTGCTTAGCTGCATCGAAGACAATCTAGATGAATTAATATTTGTTTTAAATTTTGCCCGTAAACGTCAATTAAATATTTTGAAAAACTATTTAGAATGCGCCGCTGTGAGTGTATTATTAAATCAGATCTCTGAGCTAACGGAATTTGAAGAATTTTTAAATTTATTTTCAAATGAGATAGAAGGAGGGATAGAAAGCCTTGATTTTTCAAACAATGCTTATTTAACCGATGCTCACCTCTTAGCATTAAAAGACTGTAAAAATTTAAAAGTGCTTCGTCTTCACGAATGCCGTAATTTTACCGATGCAGGATTGGCGCATTTGAGCCCCTTAGTGGCTTTGCAGCATCTAGATCTGGGTGGATGCTATAAAATCACTGACTCAGGATTAGCACATTTGAGTCGCTTGGTGGCTTTGCAGCATCTAGATCTGGGCGGATGCTATGAAATCACTGACTCAGGATTAACATATTTGAGTCGCTTGGTGGCTTTGCAGCATCTCAATCTAAACCGTTGCGTCTGTCTCACTGATGATGGGTTAGCATATTTGAGCCACTTAGTGGCTTTACAGTATCTAGATCTGGACAGATGCTGGAAAATCACTGATAGAGGATTAGCACATTTAAGCTCTTTATTGGCTTTGCAGCATCTAAACCTGGGCTGTTGTAATAATCTCACTGATTCAGGATTGGCGCATTTGAGCCATTTAACATCTTTAAAACATTTAGATTTGCGTGATTGCGCAAAACTCACTGATTCAGGATTAGCACATTTGAGCCTCTTAGTCAATTTGCAGTATCTAAATCTAAACCGTTGCAATAATCTCACTGATAGAGGATTGGCACATTTGAGCCACTTAGTGGCTTTGCAGCATCTAGATCTAGGCGAATGCTATAAAATCACTGACTCAGGATTAGCACATTTGAGCCTCTTAGTCAATTTGCAGTATCTCAATCTAAACCGTTGCGATAATCTCACTGATAGAGGATTGGCACATTTGAGTCGCTTGGTGACTTTGCAGCATCTCAATCTAAACTGTTGCGTTTGTCTCACTGATGATGGGTTAGCGTATTTAAGCCCCTTAGTGGCTTTACGGCATCTCAATCTACGCTCTTGCGACAACCTCACTAGTGCAGGATTGGCGCATTTGACTCCCTTAATCGCTTTACAGTATTTAAATCTAAGTTACTGTGATAGTCTTAATGACAATGGATTAACGCATTTGACTCGCTTAGCGTCTTTAAAACATTTAGATCTGAGCGAATGTCCTTATTTTACTATTTCTGGATTAGCGCATTTTAAAGCCTTAGCAGCTTCACTCAATTTAAAAATTATTAGGCAAAAAGACTTTCAATAA
- a CDS encoding cytidylyltransferase domain-containing protein: MRTEIFVQARMGSTRLPGKVLKPVLGKPLLGYLLERLKDVKEVDEIVILSTTNSQDDVIEAYCQQLGIFCFRGSENDVLERYYQAALIRKVDVVIRITADCPLIDPDIIDQVVGLFKKEIFQYDYISNSFERTFPRGLDVEVFTFEALQTAFKMATSLIQKEHVTPFIYQNPGLFKLKNIAHHPSLHLYRWTVDTPEDFELIKLILENLYPHCPKFRLNDILHLLSLNPDWNLINAYIKQKTIY; encoded by the coding sequence ATGCGTACTGAAATATTTGTTCAAGCTCGAATGGGATCAACGAGGCTTCCTGGAAAAGTTCTTAAACCTGTTTTGGGCAAACCTCTACTTGGTTATCTTCTTGAACGATTAAAAGACGTTAAAGAAGTGGATGAGATAGTCATATTATCCACAACTAACTCACAAGATGATGTAATTGAAGCTTATTGCCAGCAACTAGGTATTTTTTGTTTTCGTGGATCTGAAAACGATGTATTAGAGCGTTATTATCAGGCAGCATTGATTCGCAAAGTAGATGTGGTTATTCGTATCACTGCCGATTGTCCTTTAATTGATCCAGACATTATTGATCAAGTAGTTGGATTATTTAAAAAAGAAATTTTTCAATATGATTATATTTCTAATAGCTTCGAAAGAACTTTTCCAAGAGGGCTTGACGTAGAAGTTTTCACGTTTGAAGCGCTTCAAACAGCTTTTAAAATGGCAACAAGTCTCATCCAAAAAGAACACGTCACTCCTTTTATTTATCAAAATCCCGGTCTTTTTAAATTAAAGAATATTGCACATCATCCATCTCTCCATCTATATCGTTGGACAGTCGATACACCAGAAGATTTCGAATTAATAAAGTTAATCTTAGAAAATCTTTACCCTCATTGTCCAAAATTTCGCTTAAACGATATTCTCCATTTGTTAAGTCTAAACCCAGATTGGAATTTAATTAATGCATACATAAAACAAAAAACTATTTATTAA
- a CDS encoding HAD family hydrolase gives MVFVFDLDDTLYEEKMFVLSGFKIVSEFLSSTFRSQSSDIYQALINEFEIKREHVFDRLLQKFGLYSKSLVRKCVAIYRAHSPQIQLFPEALDCLQRLSSYPIYVVTDGNKLVQKRKFLALHLEHYVKKCLCTYTYGLKYSKPSPYCFEKICEWEKVSPKKVVYVADNPNKDFVGIKPFGFQTIRILTGPYKDIVVDEKYDASITLHHLAELNDALLKKIEENAY, from the coding sequence ATGGTCTTCGTCTTTGACTTAGATGATACACTTTATGAAGAGAAAATGTTTGTTTTAAGTGGATTTAAAATTGTTTCGGAGTTTTTAAGTTCAACTTTTAGAAGCCAATCTTCAGACATTTATCAAGCTTTAATAAATGAGTTCGAAATTAAAAGAGAACATGTTTTTGATCGACTCCTACAAAAGTTTGGGCTGTACAGCAAGAGCTTGGTAAGAAAATGTGTAGCTATTTATCGAGCTCATTCTCCTCAAATTCAATTGTTTCCTGAAGCCTTGGATTGTCTTCAACGTTTAAGCTCTTATCCGATTTATGTTGTCACAGATGGAAATAAGTTAGTTCAAAAAAGAAAATTTTTGGCCTTACATTTAGAGCATTATGTAAAAAAATGCTTATGTACTTATACTTACGGATTAAAATATAGCAAGCCTTCTCCCTATTGCTTTGAAAAAATTTGTGAATGGGAAAAGGTGAGCCCTAAAAAAGTCGTCTATGTGGCTGATAATCCTAATAAAGATTTTGTAGGCATCAAACCTTTTGGATTTCAAACAATCAGGATATTAACAGGTCCTTACAAAGATATAGTTGTGGATGAAAAGTATGATGCTTCTATTACTCTTCACCACCTAGCAGAATTGAACGATGCGCTATTAAAAAAAATCGAGGAAAATGCGTACTGA
- a CDS encoding NAD-dependent epimerase/dehydratase family protein — protein sequence MNNKRIFISGGAGVIGTALVNSLLKEKVSLFVGDLKPCPKEWLGKLKYWQGDLNAIHPEILQNFDPDIFFHLAATFERSEETYSFFLENFHHNVRLSHYLINLLKDGLSLKKVIFASSYLIYDPTQYQFTSKQEQVSILNEESRIYPRNICGGAKLLHELELRFLNHFLGHQASFISARIFRVYGYQSKDVISRWIRSAIRGEPLTVYRPEGQFDYIFSDDVAEALLKLSQTEHSGVVNVGSGEARSVQTILDLLHQYFPNLQIQSSQQNILFEHSQANIDRLEQWIKWRPKNRLEQAIPKLIEFEKQKWEAPIFHEDTCSILITSISKKMPLIEAVREAARKTGQIKSIHGCDADVNCIGKYGVDQFWHCPSLSHLMIEEVIAYCKEYFIKMIIPTRDGDLLFFAQYKSLLQAEGIQIMCSSLDTVLICQDKKKFAEFLLEHHFQPILTSVKLDDIDSVHYVVKERKGAGSLKMLLKVSKDEAMQGALKLDDPIFQPYMIGKEWSIDLYRSAEGKIHGCVARLRNYTVGGESQITTTTNYPELENYCIDIANQLNVSGHAIFQVIVDEFSQFHVIECNPRFGGASTASLAVGLDSFFWFFLESLGENLQSYPFNRSKHEIRQIRYPADRIIPWSSSLT from the coding sequence ATGAATAATAAACGGATTTTTATTAGCGGTGGAGCTGGAGTTATTGGAACAGCCCTTGTTAACTCTCTATTAAAAGAAAAAGTAAGTCTTTTTGTTGGAGATTTAAAACCTTGTCCAAAAGAATGGTTGGGAAAGCTTAAATATTGGCAGGGAGACTTAAATGCAATCCACCCTGAAATTTTGCAAAATTTTGATCCTGACATTTTTTTTCATCTTGCTGCAACATTTGAAAGGTCAGAGGAAACTTATTCTTTTTTCTTGGAAAATTTTCACCATAACGTTCGTTTGAGTCATTATTTAATCAATCTTCTCAAAGATGGGTTATCTTTAAAAAAGGTGATTTTTGCTTCTAGTTACTTAATTTATGATCCTACGCAATATCAGTTCACTTCAAAACAAGAACAAGTTTCAATCTTAAATGAAGAGAGTCGAATATATCCCAGGAATATTTGTGGGGGAGCGAAGCTTCTTCATGAGCTAGAACTTCGCTTTTTAAATCATTTTCTTGGCCATCAGGCTTCGTTTATTTCTGCTCGGATTTTTAGAGTTTATGGCTACCAATCTAAAGACGTTATTTCTCGATGGATTAGATCCGCGATAAGAGGAGAGCCTTTGACTGTCTATCGTCCAGAAGGGCAGTTTGATTATATTTTTTCTGATGATGTTGCAGAAGCTTTATTGAAGTTATCTCAAACTGAGCATAGCGGTGTTGTAAATGTTGGATCTGGGGAAGCCCGTTCGGTTCAAACTATCCTAGACCTTCTTCATCAATATTTTCCCAACCTTCAAATCCAATCTTCTCAACAAAACATTCTTTTCGAACATTCGCAAGCCAATATTGATCGATTAGAACAGTGGATAAAATGGCGACCCAAAAACCGTTTAGAGCAAGCCATCCCTAAATTAATTGAATTTGAGAAACAGAAATGGGAAGCGCCTATTTTTCACGAAGATACGTGTTCGATACTTATCACGAGTATTTCGAAGAAAATGCCTTTGATTGAAGCTGTTCGCGAAGCAGCTCGTAAGACGGGGCAAATCAAATCTATTCACGGTTGTGATGCAGATGTTAACTGTATTGGAAAATATGGTGTAGATCAATTTTGGCATTGTCCTTCTCTTTCTCATTTAATGATTGAAGAAGTTATCGCATATTGCAAAGAGTATTTTATTAAAATGATCATTCCTACGCGGGATGGAGATTTGCTTTTTTTTGCCCAATATAAATCACTTTTGCAAGCCGAAGGAATTCAAATCATGTGTTCTTCTTTAGACACTGTTTTGATTTGTCAAGACAAGAAAAAATTTGCTGAGTTTTTATTAGAGCACCATTTTCAACCCATTTTAACCAGTGTAAAACTAGATGATATTGACTCTGTGCATTATGTAGTCAAAGAACGCAAGGGGGCTGGATCTTTAAAAATGCTTTTAAAAGTCTCTAAAGATGAAGCGATGCAAGGTGCCTTAAAATTAGATGATCCTATTTTTCAACCTTACATGATTGGTAAAGAATGGAGTATTGATCTTTATCGCTCAGCAGAAGGAAAAATACACGGTTGTGTAGCTAGATTGAGAAATTACACAGTAGGAGGAGAATCGCAGATTACAACAACTACTAACTATCCTGAATTGGAAAATTATTGTATAGACATTGCAAACCAATTGAATGTTAGCGGCCATGCTATTTTTCAGGTGATTGTAGATGAATTTAGTCAATTTCACGTGATTGAGTGTAATCCCCGTTTTGGAGGGGCGTCGACAGCTAGTTTAGCAGTCGGGTTAGATTCTTTTTTTTGGTTTTTTCTTGAAAGTTTAGGCGAAAATTTGCAAAGTTATCCTTTTAATAGATCCAAACATGAAATTCGCCAAATTCGATACCCAGCAGACAGGATTATTCCATGGTCTTCGTCTTTGACTTAG
- a CDS encoding GNAT family N-acetyltransferase, translated as MKPLYSLLESQIFNHYQLVAIRQQDMEQIRLWRNEQIDILRQQKPISKEDQIIYFEKFIKPLFDLYQPNQILFSYLYQGQCIGYGGLVNVDWQSKKGELSFLVKTERASFETIYIQDFLHFLTLISQFAFKKLNFHRIYTETFAFRLIHMQVLENFGFKKEGILREHIYKKQRWIDSLMHGLLAHEVIHE; from the coding sequence ATGAAGCCTCTTTATTCTTTGTTAGAAAGTCAAATTTTTAATCATTACCAACTTGTTGCTATTAGACAACAAGATATGGAACAAATCCGTCTTTGGCGCAATGAACAAATAGACATTTTACGGCAACAAAAACCTATTTCAAAAGAAGATCAAATTATTTACTTTGAAAAGTTTATCAAACCTTTATTTGATCTTTATCAACCCAATCAAATTTTGTTTAGTTATCTTTATCAAGGTCAATGTATTGGATATGGAGGGCTTGTTAATGTGGATTGGCAATCAAAAAAAGGAGAGCTATCCTTTTTAGTAAAAACAGAAAGAGCTAGTTTTGAGACGATCTACATTCAAGATTTTTTGCATTTCCTTACTCTCATCTCTCAGTTTGCATTTAAAAAATTAAATTTTCATCGTATTTACACAGAAACCTTTGCTTTTAGGCTAATTCACATGCAAGTTTTAGAAAATTTTGGATTTAAAAAAGAGGGGATCCTGCGAGAGCACATATATAAAAAACAGCGCTGGATAGATTCATTGATGCATGGGTTATTAGCTCATGAGGTCATTCATGAATAA
- a CDS encoding bifunctional acetate--CoA ligase family protein/GNAT family N-acetyltransferase, with translation MNERVLHRTDPSQNFIHRYPQRLDAIFYPKTIAVIGAKDDFGSVGATIMNNLTNGLFKGKIYPINPKRDRILDLISFPSISSVPEVVDLAIIVTPALTVPKIIKECVNAKVKSAIIISAGFKELGEAGKKLEEEILFYAKQGPLSIIGPNCLGIMNPHTGLNASFAKGLALPGQLAFISQSGAMCTAVLDWSWQEKVGFSSFVSIGSMADVNWGTLIDYFGSDPHTSSLLLYMETIGDARSFMTAAREVALEKPIIVIKAGRCQAAANAAASHTGSLAGSDEVFDAALERIGVLRVNHISELFSMASVLARQPLPKGPNLSIITNAGGPAVLATDATVLNHAEMAPLTPLTINSLNEFLPQAWSHSNPIDILGDADAKRYAKTVEIIVNDANSDGLLVILSPQDMTDAKGTAEILTKFAILNEKPLLTSWMGGDSVIEGANILSHAKIPVFNYPDDAAKTFATMWRYSQNLKTLYETPQADSLIWGENEQAQALVNQIILKAQEEKRTILTEFESKQVLSLYGIPIIQTEVAKNAAEAVKLADQFGYPVVLKLFSETITHKTDVGGVKLNLKTSQEVLIAYEEIFQSISKIKGVQHFNGVTVQRMIKQSGYELILGSSTDPQFGPVLLFGTGGQLVEVFKDRALALPPLNRNLAQQLMQKTKIYEALLGVRGRKAINLSHLEEILIRFSQLIVGNKWIKECDINPLLVSDNEIIALDGRIILHDNDVQDQQLPKLAIRPYPSNYVLKTELNNQKQVILRPIRPEDEPLIVQFHHDLSEKSVRQRYLEFISLDQRVTHERLIRICFNDYDREWALVAEVVNFQQKQIVGVGRLSRIPGTTYAQLTLAIIDAYHYQGLGTQFITQLLKIANQENIEQVYANILAENEGMLKICQRQGFKLTPLPDPEIIQALWLNPKMEESK, from the coding sequence ATGAATGAAAGGGTATTACATCGAACTGATCCTTCTCAAAATTTTATTCATCGTTATCCTCAGCGTTTAGATGCGATTTTTTATCCCAAAACGATTGCTGTGATAGGAGCAAAAGACGATTTTGGTAGCGTTGGCGCAACCATTATGAATAATTTGACTAATGGATTATTCAAAGGAAAAATTTATCCTATTAATCCTAAAAGAGATCGTATTTTAGATCTCATATCTTTCCCCTCAATTTCTTCTGTGCCTGAAGTTGTGGACTTGGCCATTATTGTGACTCCTGCGTTAACGGTTCCGAAGATTATCAAGGAATGCGTGAATGCTAAAGTTAAATCGGCAATTATTATTTCAGCAGGCTTTAAAGAATTAGGAGAAGCAGGGAAAAAATTAGAAGAAGAAATCCTTTTTTATGCGAAACAAGGTCCTTTATCAATTATTGGTCCTAACTGTTTAGGTATCATGAATCCTCACACTGGATTAAACGCTAGCTTTGCAAAAGGGCTAGCTTTACCGGGTCAACTCGCTTTTATTAGTCAGTCTGGAGCCATGTGTACAGCTGTTTTAGATTGGAGTTGGCAAGAAAAAGTAGGGTTTAGCTCATTTGTTTCTATCGGTTCGATGGCAGATGTTAACTGGGGAACTCTAATCGACTATTTTGGAAGTGATCCTCATACTAGTAGCCTCTTACTTTATATGGAAACGATTGGCGATGCACGATCTTTTATGACAGCTGCCCGAGAAGTTGCTTTAGAAAAACCGATTATTGTTATCAAAGCTGGACGATGTCAAGCAGCAGCTAATGCAGCAGCCTCTCATACAGGTTCCTTAGCAGGCAGTGATGAAGTTTTTGATGCAGCTTTAGAAAGAATAGGCGTTTTACGTGTTAATCATATTTCTGAACTTTTTAGCATGGCTTCCGTATTAGCACGTCAACCCCTTCCTAAAGGCCCCAATCTGTCAATTATTACGAATGCTGGAGGTCCTGCGGTCCTGGCTACGGATGCTACTGTATTAAATCATGCTGAAATGGCGCCATTAACACCTCTAACTATCAATAGTTTAAACGAATTTTTACCTCAAGCTTGGAGCCATAGCAATCCAATTGACATTTTAGGAGATGCAGATGCTAAACGGTATGCGAAAACGGTTGAAATTATCGTAAATGATGCAAATTCTGATGGACTATTAGTGATTCTTTCTCCTCAAGATATGACAGATGCTAAAGGAACAGCAGAAATACTGACTAAGTTTGCGATCCTCAATGAAAAACCACTTTTAACAAGTTGGATGGGGGGAGATTCTGTTATAGAAGGAGCAAATATTTTATCGCATGCTAAAATTCCTGTTTTTAATTATCCGGATGATGCTGCAAAAACTTTTGCAACCATGTGGCGTTATAGCCAAAATTTAAAAACTCTTTACGAAACGCCTCAGGCAGATTCATTGATCTGGGGTGAGAATGAGCAAGCACAAGCACTGGTTAATCAAATTATTTTAAAAGCTCAGGAAGAGAAAAGAACAATTTTAACTGAATTTGAATCTAAACAAGTATTGAGCTTATATGGAATTCCTATTATCCAAACAGAAGTTGCTAAAAACGCAGCTGAAGCTGTTAAATTAGCCGATCAATTTGGTTATCCAGTTGTTCTCAAGCTTTTTTCTGAAACAATTACTCACAAAACCGACGTGGGAGGCGTTAAGCTTAATTTAAAAACTTCTCAGGAAGTTTTAATTGCTTACGAAGAAATTTTTCAATCTATATCAAAAATAAAAGGAGTGCAGCATTTTAATGGAGTCACTGTTCAACGTATGATTAAACAATCAGGCTATGAATTGATTTTAGGTAGTTCAACCGATCCTCAATTTGGACCTGTTTTATTGTTTGGAACTGGGGGACAGCTTGTTGAAGTATTTAAAGATCGTGCTTTAGCGTTACCTCCTCTTAATAGAAATCTTGCTCAACAGCTTATGCAAAAAACAAAAATCTATGAAGCATTGCTTGGTGTAAGGGGGAGAAAGGCAATTAATTTATCTCATTTAGAAGAAATTCTTATTCGGTTTTCTCAACTTATTGTAGGCAATAAGTGGATTAAGGAATGTGATATTAATCCTCTTTTAGTATCTGACAATGAAATTATTGCTTTAGATGGACGTATCATTTTACATGATAACGATGTTCAAGATCAACAATTACCTAAATTAGCCATCCGTCCTTATCCTTCAAATTACGTTTTAAAAACGGAATTAAATAATCAAAAACAGGTGATTTTAAGACCTATCCGGCCTGAGGACGAACCCCTTATTGTGCAATTTCATCATGATTTATCTGAGAAAAGTGTACGTCAGCGATACTTAGAATTTATCAGTTTAGATCAACGAGTCACTCATGAACGTTTAATTCGTATTTGTTTTAATGATTATGACAGAGAATGGGCACTTGTCGCTGAAGTCGTGAATTTTCAACAAAAGCAGATTGTTGGAGTAGGCCGTTTATCTCGCATCCCAGGAACTACTTATGCTCAGCTTACGCTTGCAATTATTGATGCTTATCATTATCAAGGCCTAGGAACTCAATTTATTACACAATTGCTTAAAATTGCCAATCAAGAAAATATTGAGCAAGTTTACGCAAATATTTTAGCTGAGAATGAGGGAATGTTAAAGATTTGTCAGAGACAAGGATTTAAATTAACACCTCTGCCTGATCCAGAAATTATTCAAGCCTTGTGGTTGAATCCAAAAATGGAAGAGAGCAAATGA